One window of Panthera tigris isolate Pti1 chromosome C2, P.tigris_Pti1_mat1.1, whole genome shotgun sequence genomic DNA carries:
- the CPN2 gene encoding carboxypeptidase N subunit 2: MLPRAWLPWACLLLLARHAQPCPEGCDCFIGEVFCSDEGLAAIPPDLPPHATDVIFVETSFATVGAGAFSGSPNLTKVVFLNTQLRHLGPDAFGGLPRLQDLEITGSVFSNLSTDTFSNLTSLGKFTLNFNMLEALPDGLFHQMGALESLQLQGNRLQSLPGRLFWPLACLKTLNLAQNLLARLPEELFDPLGSLQTLRLSSNALSSLPQGVFGKLGCLQELFLDGNSISELPPTLFSGLFRLEKLWLQHNTIRHLPGSVFSSLGHLTFLNLQGNALRTLPAGLFAHTPALVSLSLSYNQLEAVGEGTFANLSSLGSLTLSHNAIAFLPTGVFRDLEGLVKLYLGSNNLTALHPAVFQNLSKLELLSLSRNLLTTLPEGIFDTNYNLFNLALHGNPWQCDCHLAYLFSWLNQYSDRLFNIQTYCAGPAYLKGQVLPALKEEQLVCPVTRDRLGIQAPRMEDREPGESWDLVAEERAARSRCTYSNPEGTVVLACDETRCRWLNIQLSPRQGSGSPGLTHNASQEWDLRSSCGSVRLTVSIEARPGGD, encoded by the coding sequence ATGCTGCCCAGAGCCTGGCTACCCTGGGCCTGCCTCCTGCTCCTGGCCAGGCACGCCCAGCCCTGCCCGGAGGGGTGTGACTGTTTCATCGGGGAGGTGTTCTGCTCCGATGAGGGGCTGGCTGCCATCCCGCCAGACCTCCCACCACACGCCACAGACGTCATTTTCGTAGAGACCTCGTTCGCCACGGTGGGAGCTGGGGCCTTCAGCGGCAGCCCCAACCTGACCAAGGTGGTCTTCCTCAACACGCAGCTCCGCCACTTGGGGCCGGACGCCTTTGGGGGGCTGCCCAGGCTCCAGGACCTGGAGATCACTGGCAGCGTCTTCTCCAACCTCAGCACCGACACCTTCTCCAACCTGACCTCGCTGGGCAAGTTCACCCTCAACTTCAACATGCTGGAGGCCCTGCCCGATGGCCTCTTCCACCAAATGGGCGCCCTGGAGTCTCTCCAGCTGCAAGGCAACCGGCTCCAGAGCCTGCCCGGGAGGCTCTTCTGGCCCCTGGCCTGTCTGAAGACCCTCAACCTTGCTCAGAACCTGCTGGCCCGGCTGCCCGAGGAGCTGTTCGACCCCCTCGGCAGCCTGCAGACCCTGAGGCTCAGCAGCAACGCGCTCTCCAGCCTGCCCCAGGGCGTGTTTGGCAAACTGGGCTGCCTCCAGGAGCTCTTCCTGGACGGCAACTCCATCTCCGAGCTGCCGCCCACGCTGTTTTCGGGGCTGTTCCGTCTGGAGAAGCTGTGGCTGCAGCACAACACCATCAGGCACCTGCCCGGCTCCGTCTTCTCCTCCCTGGGCCACCTGACCTTCCTGAACTTGCAGGGGAACGCGCTGCGGACGCTGCCCGCCGGCCTCTTCGCTCACACCCCCGCCCTGGTCAGCCTGTCTCTGTCCTACAACCAGCTGGAGGCTGTCGGCGAGGGCACCTTTGCCAACCTGTCCAGCCTCGGTTCCCTCACGCTCTCGCACAACGCCATCGCCTTTCTCCCCACCGGCGTCTTCAGAGACCTGGAGGGGCTGGTCAAGCTCTACCTGGGCAGCAACAACCTGACAGCCTTGCACCCAGCCGTCTTCCAGAACCTGTCCAAGCTTGAGCTGCTCAGTCTCTCCAGGAACCTACTGACCACGCTCCCCGAGGGCATCTTTGACACCAACTACAACCTGTTCAACCTGGCCCTGCACGGCAACCCCTGGCAGTGCGACTGCCACCTGGCTTACCTCTTCAGCTGGCTGAACCAGTACAGCGACCGGCTCTTCAACATCCAGACCTACTGTGCTGGCCCCGCCTACCTGAAGGGCCAGGTGTTGCCCGCCCTAAAGGAGGAACAGCTGGTGTGTCCCGTCACCCGGGACCGCTTGGGCATCCAGGCCCCGAGGATGGAGGACAGGGAGCCCGGGGAAAGCTGGGATCTGGTAGCGGAGGAGAGGGCAGCCAGGAGCCGGTGCACCTACAGCAACCCCGAGGGCACCGTGGTGCTCGCTTGCGACGAGACCCGGTGTCGCTGGCTGAACATCCAGCTGTCCCCGAGGCAGGGGTCGGGCTCCCCGGGACTGACCCACAATGCCAGTCAGGAGTGGGACCTGAGGTCGAGCTGCGGCTCCGTGAGGCTCACTGTGTCTATCGAGGCTCGGCCCGGGGGAGACTAA